A genome region from Nocardiopsis exhalans includes the following:
- a CDS encoding helix-turn-helix transcriptional regulator, with protein sequence MPPSPFVGRRPHLDHLLGAAAAVGSGNARTSLVVGDAGIGKTRLISEYLARSPLARTVVGGCLELGTEGIAFAPFATVLRQLVRDTEAPIAGGELARLVPGLGPVPEATEESRARLFEAVLTFLEESALPGGLVVVVEDLHWADASTRDLLVFLLRNLDAVPVHLVVSVRSDDLHRTHPLRRLLPEIERLPGVARLDVEALSQEEVVEQAAYLGRSTDPDLLYLRSGGNPLFVESLVADPAPLESALPDGPRELLLRTVEALPETTRAVLGLASASGDRVDHALLAEVAAGSGISELELDAALRPAVDAQVLRATEDGYVFRHALLAEAVYADLLPGERIRAHRRYVDALDHDSPGRLPGETAAQLARHAHIVHDHPRALVAAWAAAEHAEASAAHPERLGLLERVLELWEMVPEAEHLAGAPHGEALRRACQAAHVYGSTRRAVAHATSGLGATDPSIHPELTGELLMARGRARSDQGRADALEDLEAAAEYLDRDHPRRPALDAASATALMRLGLDKESERAARAALACAQRVGDRVSEVDALMTLTNLLGEVRGLVGEPVGPRSSEEESEADARKGPEGEAVTAMLHRAIDLAQRTGQVRMEVRAWRNLAIHLDQELRLEEAYRAAERGWRRCTELGVSRSQGVGCATTMASLLNDMGRLDEAEELLDRLPYGQSRQEAYRLNLTAMFHAFQGRWEQAEEALTAFTRIMPRDISSPLEYLNQYYARLYLLMYRGDLVEAARSVGLATADIGTMAPGRFPHYGLTVMGDLVLRLRQHGGTEERYWAQNLVDHLRSDLVHRRGPVSPLGRLGYRIMEGFLTDKPTTALEHFTEAVRICEENGYRGIQFRSLMGAFHAALDLGDHDRARTLLERFGSLQGQGTAWILRQDAARMRAALAAAEPVRVSAGLPGGLTPREAEVLTEVAKGLSNREVGQALFISAKTVSVHLSNVMGKLGAGNRTAAVARARELGLL encoded by the coding sequence ATGCCCCCTTCCCCCTTCGTCGGCCGCCGCCCGCATCTGGACCACCTGCTGGGTGCGGCCGCGGCTGTCGGGTCCGGGAACGCTCGCACGAGTCTGGTGGTGGGTGACGCCGGGATCGGCAAGACCCGGCTGATCAGTGAGTACCTGGCCCGTAGCCCCTTGGCGCGGACGGTGGTCGGCGGGTGTCTGGAGCTGGGGACGGAGGGCATCGCCTTCGCTCCTTTCGCCACCGTGCTGCGTCAGCTGGTGAGAGACACCGAAGCGCCGATTGCCGGCGGAGAGCTGGCTCGGCTGGTTCCCGGATTGGGCCCGGTTCCGGAGGCCACCGAGGAGAGCCGGGCCCGGTTGTTCGAGGCGGTGCTGACCTTCCTGGAGGAGAGCGCTCTCCCGGGCGGGCTGGTCGTGGTGGTGGAGGACCTGCACTGGGCCGATGCCTCCACCCGGGACCTGCTGGTGTTTCTGTTGCGCAACCTGGACGCCGTTCCGGTGCACCTGGTGGTCTCGGTGCGTTCGGACGACCTGCACCGTACCCATCCGCTGCGCCGCCTGCTCCCCGAGATCGAGCGCCTGCCGGGCGTCGCGCGACTGGACGTGGAAGCGCTCTCCCAGGAGGAGGTCGTCGAACAGGCCGCCTACCTCGGGCGCAGCACCGATCCTGATCTGCTGTACCTGCGCAGTGGCGGGAACCCGTTGTTCGTCGAGTCCCTGGTCGCCGACCCCGCGCCGTTGGAGAGCGCCCTCCCGGACGGTCCCCGTGAACTCCTGCTGCGTACGGTCGAAGCCCTGCCCGAGACCACCCGCGCGGTGCTGGGTCTGGCCTCGGCCTCCGGCGACCGGGTCGACCACGCCCTGCTCGCCGAGGTGGCCGCGGGCTCGGGAATCAGTGAGCTGGAACTGGACGCCGCCCTGCGCCCGGCCGTGGACGCCCAGGTGCTGCGCGCCACCGAGGACGGCTACGTCTTCCGGCACGCGCTGCTGGCCGAGGCGGTCTATGCGGACCTGCTGCCCGGGGAGCGGATCCGCGCCCACCGCCGCTACGTGGACGCCCTCGACCACGACAGTCCTGGACGGTTGCCCGGTGAGACCGCAGCCCAGCTGGCCCGGCACGCACACATCGTGCACGACCATCCGCGTGCTCTCGTCGCGGCCTGGGCCGCCGCGGAGCACGCCGAGGCCTCCGCCGCCCATCCGGAGCGCCTGGGCCTGCTCGAACGGGTGCTGGAGCTGTGGGAGATGGTGCCCGAGGCCGAGCACCTTGCCGGGGCGCCGCACGGAGAGGCGCTGCGCCGGGCCTGTCAGGCCGCCCACGTCTACGGCAGTACCCGCCGGGCCGTCGCGCACGCTACCTCCGGACTCGGCGCCACCGACCCGTCTATTCACCCCGAGCTCACCGGAGAACTCCTCATGGCCCGGGGAAGAGCTCGCAGCGACCAGGGCCGGGCCGACGCGCTGGAGGACCTCGAGGCGGCCGCCGAGTACCTGGACCGTGATCATCCCCGGCGGCCCGCCCTGGACGCGGCCAGCGCCACCGCACTCATGCGGCTGGGCCTGGACAAGGAGTCCGAGCGGGCGGCCCGGGCGGCCCTCGCCTGCGCCCAAAGGGTCGGTGACCGGGTCAGTGAGGTGGATGCGCTGATGACCCTGACCAACCTGCTCGGTGAGGTCAGAGGGCTCGTAGGAGAGCCGGTCGGCCCTCGGAGTTCCGAAGAGGAGAGTGAAGCCGACGCCAGGAAGGGCCCGGAGGGGGAAGCAGTTACTGCCATGCTGCACCGGGCGATCGACCTCGCTCAGCGCACTGGGCAAGTACGCATGGAGGTGCGGGCCTGGCGCAATCTGGCCATCCACCTCGACCAGGAACTGCGGTTGGAGGAGGCTTACCGCGCCGCCGAGCGCGGGTGGCGGCGCTGCACCGAACTGGGAGTCTCTCGAAGCCAGGGGGTCGGTTGCGCCACAACGATGGCATCCCTGCTCAACGACATGGGACGCCTGGACGAGGCGGAGGAACTACTCGACCGTCTCCCGTACGGACAGTCACGCCAGGAGGCCTACCGGCTGAACCTGACGGCCATGTTCCACGCCTTCCAAGGCCGCTGGGAGCAGGCTGAGGAAGCGTTGACGGCCTTCACCCGGATCATGCCCCGGGACATCTCCTCTCCTCTGGAGTACCTCAACCAGTACTACGCCCGGCTCTACCTGCTGATGTACCGGGGCGACCTGGTCGAGGCGGCCCGCTCGGTCGGACTCGCCACCGCCGACATCGGCACGATGGCTCCCGGACGGTTTCCCCATTACGGGCTCACCGTGATGGGGGATCTGGTCCTTCGGCTCCGACAGCACGGTGGTACCGAGGAGCGGTACTGGGCACAGAACCTCGTCGACCATCTGAGGTCCGACCTGGTCCACCGCCGAGGGCCCGTCTCCCCGCTGGGGCGCCTGGGGTACCGGATCATGGAGGGGTTCCTGACGGATAAGCCCACGACGGCACTGGAGCACTTCACCGAAGCGGTACGCATCTGCGAGGAAAACGGATACCGGGGAATTCAGTTCCGATCCCTTATGGGAGCCTTCCACGCAGCCCTGGACCTGGGCGACCACGATCGGGCCAGGACACTGCTGGAACGCTTCGGCTCCCTCCAAGGGCAGGGGACGGCGTGGATCCTGCGCCAGGACGCGGCGCGGATGCGCGCGGCCCTGGCGGCGGCCGAGCCGGTCCGAGTGTCCGCGGGGCTGCCCGGCGGGTTGACCCCACGTGAGGCGGAGGTGCTGACCGAGGTCGCCAAGGGGCTGAGCAACCGGGAGGTGGGCCAGGCGCTGTTCATCTCGGCCAAGACGGTGAGCGTGCACCTGAGCAACGTGATGGGCAAGCTGGGTGCGGGCAACCGCACGGCGGCGGTGGCCAGGGCACGAGAGCTCGGCCTGCTCTGA